One window of the Chitinophaga niabensis genome contains the following:
- a CDS encoding alpha/beta fold hydrolase translates to MNYEIKTQGKFKFIEEGEGEPLILLHGLFGALSNFSGLLEYFKQYNKVVIPLLPLFDLNILETSVSGLAKYVHKFIETRNYTDYHLMGNSLGGHVALVYILKHPERVKSLILTGSSGLFENGMGETYPKRGDYEYIRKKTELTFYDPAMATKELVDEVFEITSNRLKVIKIITLAKSAIRHNLGEELTTITTPTLLIWGNNDTVTPPVVGEEFHKLIPNSELHFIDKCGHAPMMEVPEEFNVIMHDFFKRLASGAVKVNAS, encoded by the coding sequence ATGAATTACGAAATCAAAACACAGGGCAAATTTAAATTCATCGAAGAAGGAGAAGGAGAACCATTGATATTGTTGCATGGATTATTTGGCGCCCTCAGTAATTTCAGCGGCCTCCTGGAGTACTTCAAGCAGTATAACAAGGTGGTGATCCCTTTATTGCCGCTGTTTGACCTGAATATCCTGGAAACCTCCGTTAGCGGGCTGGCTAAATACGTTCACAAGTTCATAGAAACCCGTAACTATACTGATTATCACCTGATGGGCAACTCCCTCGGAGGGCATGTTGCGCTGGTGTATATTCTGAAACACCCTGAAAGAGTGAAATCCCTCATCCTCACCGGCAGCTCCGGTCTTTTTGAGAACGGTATGGGCGAAACCTATCCCAAACGCGGGGATTATGAATATATCCGTAAAAAAACGGAGCTTACTTTCTATGATCCTGCCATGGCTACCAAAGAGCTGGTGGATGAAGTGTTTGAGATCACCAGCAACCGCCTGAAAGTGATCAAGATCATTACCCTGGCCAAATCCGCTATCCGGCATAACCTGGGCGAAGAGCTGACTACCATTACCACACCTACCCTCCTGATCTGGGGAAACAATGATACCGTTACACCACCTGTGGTGGGAGAAGAGTTTCATAAGCTCATCCCCAATTCAGAACTGCATTTTATAGATAAATGCGGCCATGCGCCCATGATGGAAGTGCCCGAAGAGTTTAATGTGATCATGCACGACTTCTTCAAAAGGCTTGCCAGTGGCGCTGTGAAAGTCAATGCCAGCTAA
- a CDS encoding CBS domain-containing protein — protein MLAQELISTIVPVLNPMDTGAKALRLMNEYHLTQLPMVVDNKYLQLVEEEDIIDWEDPDQLLETTEANPFKPAIPEGTHFYEALKLFYDHKLSVLPVISKEQEYLGSITKDNLLAILAQYNGVKEPGGLLVLEVDPRNYSLSEIARIAESNEVTLLSVNTITNSNTGKLEVLLKTNRQELQGILATFERFNYTIKYMFSEELEEDLLKKNYDLLMNYISM, from the coding sequence ATGTTGGCACAGGAACTAATATCCACCATAGTGCCGGTTTTGAATCCAATGGACACCGGGGCTAAAGCTTTACGCCTGATGAATGAATATCATCTGACGCAATTGCCTATGGTAGTGGATAACAAATACCTGCAGCTGGTGGAGGAAGAGGATATTATAGATTGGGAAGATCCGGACCAGTTGCTGGAAACCACGGAAGCCAACCCTTTCAAACCTGCCATCCCTGAAGGAACCCATTTTTACGAAGCGCTTAAGTTATTCTACGATCATAAATTGTCTGTTTTGCCGGTGATCTCCAAAGAACAGGAGTACCTGGGCAGTATAACAAAAGACAACCTGCTGGCCATCCTTGCCCAATACAATGGTGTAAAGGAACCCGGCGGCCTGCTGGTACTGGAAGTAGACCCCCGGAATTACAGCCTGAGTGAGATTGCCCGTATTGCAGAGAGCAATGAGGTGACCCTGCTCAGCGTTAATACCATCACCAATTCCAATACCGGTAAACTGGAAGTGTTGCTTAAAACCAACCGCCAGGAATTACAGGGTATCCTGGCCACTTTCGAGCGCTTTAACTATACCATCAAGTATATGTTCAGCGAAGAGCTGGAAGAAGACCTGCTCAAAAAGAACTACGACCTGCTCATGAATTACATCAGCATGTGA
- a CDS encoding NAD kinase, translating to MHVALYSRGFVKEDLEDIRFLLEELNRQEITPVIFEPFYRELRPHVQFYPETEVFSQAEDLNQRIEFLVSLGGDGTLLDTVSFIRDKNIPVMGVNFGRLGFLASIGRNEIHEVVDSLISRNYVVDKRTLIHLDTSIPLFGNVPYALNEFTIHKKDTSAMVKIHTYLNGEFLNTYWADGLIVATPTGSTGYSLSCGGPIVFPEAASFVITPVAPHNLNVRPIIVPDNNIISFEVEGRSDQFLCTLDSRMEVIDNRVQLAVKKEDFSISLLRLNEGNFLHTLRNKLLWGIDTRNAGRK from the coding sequence ATGCATGTAGCCCTTTACAGTCGCGGATTCGTTAAAGAAGACCTGGAAGATATTCGTTTTCTGCTGGAGGAATTGAACCGTCAGGAGATCACACCTGTTATATTTGAACCTTTTTATAGAGAATTGAGGCCACATGTACAGTTCTATCCTGAAACAGAGGTTTTTTCCCAGGCGGAAGACCTAAATCAGCGGATAGAATTTTTGGTAAGCCTCGGCGGCGATGGCACTTTGCTGGACACGGTGAGCTTTATACGGGATAAGAACATACCCGTGATGGGGGTGAATTTCGGAAGGCTGGGTTTCCTGGCCAGTATTGGCAGGAACGAGATCCATGAAGTAGTAGATTCCCTGATCAGCCGCAATTACGTAGTAGATAAAAGGACGCTCATTCACCTGGATACCAGTATTCCCCTTTTCGGGAATGTACCTTATGCCCTGAATGAGTTCACCATACATAAGAAAGATACCTCCGCGATGGTAAAGATCCATACCTATCTGAACGGGGAATTTTTAAATACTTACTGGGCGGACGGGTTGATAGTGGCCACTCCAACCGGATCTACAGGTTATTCGCTGAGTTGTGGCGGCCCCATTGTTTTCCCGGAGGCTGCGAGTTTTGTGATCACCCCTGTGGCCCCCCACAATCTGAATGTGCGCCCTATTATTGTGCCGGACAATAACATCATTTCTTTTGAAGTGGAAGGCCGCAGTGATCAGTTCCTCTGTACCCTGGATTCCAGGATGGAAGTGATAGATAACCGGGTGCAGCTGGCGGTAAAGAAAGAAGATTTTTCTATCAGCCTGTTAAGACTGAACGAAGGAAACTTCCTGCACACCTTAAGGAACAAGCTGTTATGGGGTATTGATACCCGTAATGCCGGAAGAAAATAG
- a CDS encoding DUF6089 family protein has translation MLHTRIHTRVLLVAVFMTAAAFINGAKAQQEESYVGELGFTAGGAHYFGDLNTRAAIKATKAAVGIYYRKYFNDYVGARVHFRAMQLGFSDVYNTNEFERRRNLSFNTNVYELAVQGDFNFFRFEPGSDEYRFSPYLTLGASAFHFNPYAYYNNQKYFLQPMKTEGQGSSRFPDRKPYQLFSYAYLIGGGVKYNLNRRLNLGLEVLFRFAQTDYIDDVSTTYAGIDLFPTKPDGSSTLAAILQDRSTATGAPIGERGRQRGNSRDKDQFATLELTLGILFTSYRCKF, from the coding sequence ATGCTGCACACGCGTATTCACACAAGGGTTTTACTGGTAGCGGTCTTTATGACGGCTGCCGCTTTCATAAATGGGGCTAAGGCCCAGCAGGAAGAAAGTTATGTTGGGGAGCTGGGCTTCACGGCTGGGGGGGCGCATTATTTTGGCGACCTCAATACCAGGGCTGCCATCAAGGCCACGAAAGCTGCCGTGGGTATTTATTACCGCAAGTATTTCAATGATTATGTAGGCGCCCGCGTGCATTTCCGCGCTATGCAGCTGGGGTTTTCAGATGTGTATAATACCAATGAATTTGAACGCCGCCGGAACCTGAGCTTTAACACCAACGTGTATGAGCTGGCGGTACAGGGAGATTTTAACTTCTTCCGTTTTGAGCCGGGCAGTGATGAATACCGGTTTTCGCCCTACCTCACTTTGGGAGCTTCTGCCTTCCATTTCAATCCTTACGCTTATTACAATAATCAGAAATATTTCCTGCAACCCATGAAAACAGAGGGCCAGGGCAGTTCCCGTTTCCCTGACCGGAAACCTTACCAATTGTTTTCTTATGCCTACCTGATAGGCGGCGGGGTGAAATACAACCTCAATCGTAGGCTGAACCTGGGTTTGGAGGTGCTTTTCCGTTTTGCGCAAACAGATTATATAGACGATGTGAGCACTACTTATGCCGGGATAGATCTTTTTCCTACCAAACCAGATGGCAGCAGTACCCTGGCGGCAATTTTGCAGGACAGGTCAACAGCCACGGGTGCTCCGATCGGAGAAAGGGGGCGCCAGCGGGGTAACAGCCGGGACAAGGATCAGTTCGCTACCCTTGAATTAACATTAGGGATCCTCTTTACCAGTTACCGCTGTAAGTTCTAA
- a CDS encoding BamA/OMP85 family outer membrane protein, with amino-acid sequence MKKLFPKSLLAVVLCCSAGMSVRAQQKDTIPVPAQKPTEGLNPFSLGNPQQFEIADIAVTGTEFLDKTLLLSLSGLAVGDKVVLPGDHFAKAIQSLWGQRLFSNIAIYITKIEGNKLWLEIALVEKARMSNFQFKGVKKGDADELTTKAGLRKGSVVTEALQQNTVNVIHRFYAEKGFRNVTTRMEERKDPPPAINSATVIFHIDKGKKVKVNDINLVGNYSFADATLKKKMKGTKETSRFTLYPDMANQWSDSMVKSSNYWKEMGFLSATRSLAQLDPYFRFKLFSSAKFNETKYADDKEKLIAFYNSKGHRDAQILRDTTYPSLKGNLNIEVELEEGKKYYFGNITWRGNTVYSDTVLSRGLGIRKGDVYNLELLGKRLGNPPGPEGGDIGSLYMDDGYLFFQADPVEVGIREDTIDYEIRLQEGPQATIKDIRIAGNEKTNEHVVRRELRTLPGDKFSRQNLIRSQREISQLGFFNPETIGINPVPNMQEGTVDIDYKVEERANDQLELSAGWGGYIGLTGTLGVTFNNFSLRNIFKKETWDPLPSGDGQKLSVRISSNGKAYRSYNFSFTEPWLGGKKRNPFSVSFYSTYQNPNAFAEYYNQPVSNPGAYFRVVGGSVSLGKQLKWPDDWFSLMYSVNYQRYKLKDFNYFGLEGFDNGVSNNLSFRLTLARSSVDQQIFPRSGSSFMIFGQFTPPYSLFNPDKDYTKEPIKDQFKFIEYQKYRMNAEWYVPLSRPRGADNKSLVLKVAAKFGYLGKYNNRTTLSPFGRFELGGDGLSNFAVYDRDIISQRGYPVYYTSNPKLNPESTAPPAGYSGFTMFNKYVVELRYPFSLNPSSTIFGLIFMEAANGYRDFKEYDPFRLRRSVGVGARFYLPMFGLLGFDYGIGLDRLRPGGGMKDAAKFTFMLGFEPE; translated from the coding sequence ATGAAGAAATTGTTTCCTAAAAGCCTACTGGCCGTAGTTTTATGTTGCAGCGCGGGAATGTCTGTGCGCGCCCAGCAAAAGGATACCATCCCCGTACCGGCACAAAAACCAACGGAAGGATTAAATCCCTTTTCACTGGGTAACCCACAGCAATTTGAAATTGCCGACATTGCCGTAACCGGTACTGAATTCCTCGATAAGACCCTGCTGCTCTCTCTCTCCGGCCTTGCCGTTGGAGATAAAGTTGTGCTGCCAGGTGACCATTTTGCTAAAGCCATCCAGAGCCTCTGGGGGCAACGCCTGTTTTCTAACATTGCTATTTACATTACTAAAATAGAAGGCAATAAACTGTGGCTGGAAATAGCCCTGGTGGAAAAAGCCCGTATGTCCAACTTTCAGTTCAAAGGTGTAAAGAAAGGAGATGCTGATGAACTCACTACCAAAGCCGGCCTCCGTAAAGGAAGCGTGGTAACGGAAGCACTTCAGCAAAACACTGTGAATGTTATCCATCGCTTCTATGCGGAAAAAGGTTTCCGTAATGTAACCACCCGCATGGAAGAAAGAAAAGATCCGCCACCAGCCATCAACTCGGCTACGGTGATCTTTCATATCGATAAGGGTAAGAAAGTAAAAGTGAACGACATCAACCTTGTAGGTAACTACAGTTTTGCAGACGCTACACTGAAAAAGAAAATGAAAGGCACAAAGGAAACCAGCCGTTTCACTTTGTACCCTGATATGGCCAATCAATGGTCAGACAGTATGGTGAAGTCTTCCAACTACTGGAAAGAAATGGGTTTTCTTTCTGCTACCCGTTCCCTTGCACAACTGGACCCTTACTTCCGTTTCAAACTTTTCTCTTCTGCCAAGTTCAACGAAACGAAGTATGCAGACGACAAAGAAAAACTGATCGCTTTCTATAACTCCAAAGGTCACCGCGATGCGCAGATCCTCAGGGATACTACCTATCCTTCCCTGAAAGGCAACCTCAATATCGAAGTGGAACTGGAAGAAGGTAAAAAATATTATTTTGGTAACATCACCTGGAGAGGTAACACTGTTTACAGTGATACCGTGCTTTCCCGTGGTTTAGGGATCCGCAAAGGAGATGTGTACAACCTGGAACTGTTAGGTAAACGTTTGGGAAACCCTCCCGGTCCTGAAGGCGGAGACATCGGAAGTTTGTATATGGACGATGGTTACCTGTTCTTCCAGGCAGATCCGGTAGAGGTGGGTATCCGTGAGGACACTATCGATTACGAGATCCGTTTGCAGGAAGGCCCGCAGGCTACGATCAAAGACATCCGCATTGCAGGTAACGAAAAAACAAATGAGCACGTGGTACGCCGTGAATTGCGTACACTGCCCGGTGATAAATTCAGCCGCCAGAACCTGATCCGTTCTCAACGTGAAATTTCACAGCTCGGCTTCTTCAACCCTGAAACAATTGGTATCAACCCTGTTCCCAACATGCAGGAAGGTACAGTGGACATTGATTATAAAGTGGAAGAAAGAGCCAACGACCAGTTGGAACTTTCCGCGGGCTGGGGTGGTTACATCGGTTTGACCGGTACCCTGGGGGTAACGTTCAACAACTTCTCCTTACGTAACATTTTCAAGAAAGAAACATGGGACCCATTACCAAGTGGTGATGGCCAGAAACTGAGTGTGCGGATCTCTTCCAATGGTAAAGCATACCGTTCTTACAACTTCTCCTTTACAGAACCCTGGCTGGGCGGTAAAAAACGGAATCCATTCTCCGTGAGCTTCTACAGCACTTACCAGAACCCGAATGCCTTCGCAGAATATTACAATCAGCCGGTAAGCAATCCTGGTGCATATTTCAGGGTTGTGGGCGGATCCGTTTCTTTGGGTAAACAATTGAAATGGCCGGATGACTGGTTCTCCCTGATGTACTCTGTGAACTATCAGCGTTATAAACTGAAGGACTTTAACTATTTTGGCCTGGAAGGATTTGATAATGGTGTATCCAATAACTTAAGCTTCCGCCTCACTTTAGCGCGTTCTTCCGTGGATCAGCAGATCTTCCCGCGCAGTGGTTCCAGCTTCATGATCTTTGGCCAGTTCACACCGCCATATTCTTTGTTCAATCCTGATAAGGATTACACCAAAGAACCTATCAAGGACCAGTTCAAATTCATTGAATATCAGAAGTATCGTATGAATGCTGAATGGTATGTTCCATTGAGCCGTCCACGTGGTGCTGACAATAAATCACTGGTACTGAAAGTAGCCGCTAAATTCGGTTACCTGGGTAAGTATAATAACCGTACCACCTTATCTCCGTTCGGCCGCTTTGAGCTGGGTGGCGATGGTTTGAGCAACTTTGCGGTATACGACAGGGACATCATCTCCCAACGTGGTTACCCGGTTTATTATACCTCCAATCCTAAATTAAATCCGGAAAGTACTGCACCACCTGCTGGCTATTCAGGCTTTACCATGTTTAATAAATATGTAGTGGAATTGCGTTATCCCTTCAGTCTGAACCCAAGTTCCACCATTTTCGGTCTCATTTTCATGGAAGCGGCGAATGGTTACCGGGACTTCAAGGAATATGATCCTTTCCGCCTGAGACGCTCTGTGGGCGTGGGTGCAAGGTTCTATCTCCCCATGTTCGGATTGCTTGGATTTGACTATGGCATAGGTTTGGATAGATTAAGGCCCGGAGGCGGTATGAAGGATGCTGCTAAATTTACCTTCATGTTAGGCTTTGAACCGGAATAA
- a CDS encoding POTRA domain-containing protein yields the protein MRTVLNISATWLLLFFALPATGQQRDSSIVKRLITEPDSSALKPATATLQPLSQDTNYIIVRNILISGNKKTRTSIVLRELSVKPGDTVYLSTLAEKLEASRKQLLNTSLFLNATANVKNWEGRSADLAFEVWERWYLFAFPIFKLADRNFNQWWVEQKHSLKRVNLGVKAFQDNLTGRNDDVYADITVGYTQKFLLGYNLPYIDNKFRHGIGFVVSYSRNREINYISDGNKQQFFRQDDFLRKQFLLGLTYTYRKAISTRHQLVLNYYNESVNDSVVLRNPDYLGNGRKDMNYLELAYRLHYIQADSWQYPLKGLLVSGEVSKVGIGPLSGLDYLKFRVKATKYWELARKTYGALGILGQAKFSSDQPYIGMRAMGYSDDYLRGLEYYVIDGTSYFIFKSTLRREVLNWKVKLPIVPKKFSNLPIRLLVKTYGDMGYAYARLTKNGILNNKMLYTAGAGLDLVSFYDTCIRFEYSINQLGEKGLFLHAKLDM from the coding sequence ATGCGCACTGTTCTAAACATTTCCGCCACATGGCTATTACTTTTTTTTGCGTTGCCCGCAACAGGGCAGCAGCGGGATTCAAGTATTGTTAAAAGGCTGATCACAGAACCAGATTCAAGTGCACTCAAACCCGCTACCGCTACATTACAGCCGCTTTCGCAGGATACTAATTATATCATCGTTCGCAACATCCTTATTTCCGGCAATAAAAAAACACGTACTTCTATTGTATTGCGGGAGCTGAGCGTAAAACCCGGGGATACCGTGTATCTCAGTACCCTGGCGGAAAAGCTGGAAGCCAGCCGCAAACAATTGCTGAATACTTCCCTCTTCCTCAATGCCACCGCCAATGTAAAAAACTGGGAAGGCAGGAGTGCTGACCTTGCTTTTGAAGTATGGGAACGCTGGTACCTGTTTGCCTTTCCCATCTTTAAACTGGCAGACCGGAATTTTAACCAGTGGTGGGTAGAACAAAAACACAGCCTGAAAAGAGTGAACCTGGGCGTGAAAGCTTTCCAGGATAACCTTACAGGCAGGAACGATGATGTGTATGCAGATATAACGGTGGGGTATACACAGAAATTCCTGCTGGGGTATAACCTTCCTTACATCGATAATAAATTCCGCCATGGTATTGGTTTTGTAGTGTCCTACAGCCGCAACCGGGAGATCAATTATATTTCAGATGGCAACAAGCAGCAGTTCTTCCGGCAGGACGATTTCCTGCGGAAGCAGTTCCTGCTGGGGCTTACCTATACTTACAGAAAAGCTATCAGCACCCGCCACCAGCTGGTGTTGAACTATTATAATGAGTCCGTGAATGATTCCGTGGTACTTAGGAATCCGGACTACCTGGGCAATGGCAGAAAAGATATGAACTACCTGGAACTGGCTTACCGCCTGCATTACATTCAGGCAGACAGCTGGCAGTATCCTTTAAAGGGGTTGCTGGTGAGCGGGGAAGTATCTAAAGTGGGCATAGGGCCTTTGAGCGGGCTGGATTATCTCAAATTCCGTGTAAAAGCCACTAAATACTGGGAACTGGCACGTAAAACCTATGGTGCCCTGGGGATCCTCGGGCAGGCGAAATTCTCTTCAGACCAGCCTTATATTGGCATGCGGGCTATGGGATATAGCGATGATTATCTCCGCGGGCTGGAGTATTACGTGATAGACGGTACCAGTTATTTCATCTTCAAATCCACATTGCGCCGGGAAGTGCTCAACTGGAAAGTAAAACTCCCGATCGTACCTAAAAAATTCAGCAACCTGCCCATCCGCCTGCTCGTGAAAACATATGGGGATATGGGTTATGCATATGCCAGGCTCACGAAGAACGGTATATTGAATAACAAGATGTTATATACTGCCGGAGCGGGTTTGGACCTCGTGTCCTTCTACGATACCTGTATCCGCTTTGAATACAGCATTAACCAATTGGGCGAAAAAGGACTATTTTTACACGCTAAGCTGGATATGTAA
- a CDS encoding OmpH family outer membrane protein has product MKRLFITTALVLGTIFGAAAQKYCVIDTKYILESIPDYKEAQKKLDGVADQWQKEIDAKFQEVDKMYKSYQAEQVMLTEDLKRKREDEIIAREKDAKDLQKKRFGYEGDLFKKREELVKPIQDKIYNAVQKLAASRMYDFVLDKSGGVTVIFSDPKLDKSEEILRALGVKK; this is encoded by the coding sequence ATGAAAAGATTATTCATCACTACGGCTTTAGTATTAGGAACTATATTTGGTGCCGCGGCGCAGAAATATTGTGTGATCGATACAAAATACATCCTGGAAAGTATTCCGGATTACAAGGAAGCACAGAAGAAACTGGATGGTGTAGCTGATCAGTGGCAGAAAGAAATAGATGCCAAATTCCAGGAAGTGGATAAGATGTATAAATCGTACCAGGCAGAACAGGTAATGCTTACAGAGGATTTAAAGCGTAAAAGAGAGGATGAGATCATAGCCCGGGAGAAAGATGCTAAAGACTTACAAAAGAAACGTTTCGGCTACGAAGGCGATCTGTTTAAGAAAAGAGAAGAACTCGTAAAACCAATTCAGGATAAGATCTACAATGCTGTACAAAAGCTGGCTGCCAGCAGGATGTACGACTTTGTGCTGGACAAATCAGGCGGTGTTACCGTTATATTTTCCGATCCTAAACTGGATAAAAGCGAGGAGATCCTTCGTGCACTGGGGGTGAAAAAATAA
- a CDS encoding OmpH family outer membrane protein, protein MKKYVIIAFVAFTGLFSVKASAQAKIAHINAQALIESMPETKKAQADIETFAAGLEKESGGLVAEYNKKMADFDKSSATDSETMKQVKVKEIQDAQKRIQEYETLAREKIGAKQNELLKPVYDKARKAIEDVAKEKGYAYVIDSSSGSLLVSPAGDDILASVKTKLGVPNTPAAPAAK, encoded by the coding sequence ATGAAGAAGTATGTAATTATTGCCTTTGTTGCATTCACCGGATTATTCAGTGTGAAGGCCAGCGCACAAGCCAAAATCGCGCATATCAACGCCCAAGCATTGATTGAGAGCATGCCAGAAACTAAAAAAGCACAAGCAGATATTGAAACATTTGCAGCCGGACTGGAGAAAGAAAGCGGTGGTTTGGTGGCTGAATACAATAAAAAAATGGCTGATTTCGACAAATCATCCGCTACCGATAGTGAAACAATGAAACAAGTGAAGGTAAAAGAGATCCAGGACGCACAAAAACGCATCCAGGAGTACGAAACCCTCGCTCGTGAGAAGATCGGCGCAAAACAGAACGAATTACTGAAACCAGTATATGACAAAGCCCGTAAAGCGATCGAAGATGTAGCTAAAGAAAAAGGTTACGCTTATGTAATTGACAGCTCCAGCGGTTCTTTGCTCGTTTCTCCTGCAGGAGACGATATCCTGGCTTCTGTGAAGACTAAACTGGGTGTTCCTAACACACCAGCTGCTCCAGCTGCTAAATAA
- a CDS encoding isoprenyl transferase codes for MSLKDQLDLQRLPRHIAIIMDGNGRWAKERGQDRLYGHHQGVESVRDIVEGCAELGIEYLTLYAFSTENWDRPVYEVNGIMELLVTTIRKEVETLNKNNIRLHVIGDMSMLPAHCQRELKEAMDITAPNSGLNLVMALSYSARWEILQAARAIAKDAQTGKLNPDELTPDVWEKYLCTAGLPDPELMIRTSGEHRISNFLLYQLAYAELYFTNTRWPDFRKENLYEAILNYQTRERRFGKTSEQIQQNEEIVS; via the coding sequence ATGAGCTTGAAGGATCAACTAGACCTGCAACGATTGCCGCGTCACATCGCCATCATTATGGATGGTAATGGGAGGTGGGCCAAAGAACGAGGGCAGGATCGACTTTACGGGCATCATCAGGGAGTGGAAAGTGTGCGGGATATTGTGGAGGGTTGTGCTGAATTAGGCATAGAATACCTTACCTTATACGCTTTTTCTACCGAAAACTGGGATCGGCCGGTGTATGAAGTGAACGGCATCATGGAGTTGCTCGTTACCACTATCCGTAAGGAGGTGGAAACACTTAATAAAAATAACATACGCCTGCACGTGATCGGTGATATGTCTATGCTGCCAGCTCACTGTCAAAGGGAGTTAAAGGAAGCTATGGACATCACTGCTCCGAACAGTGGATTGAACCTGGTGATGGCGTTGAGCTATAGCGCAAGGTGGGAGATCCTGCAGGCCGCACGTGCCATTGCGAAGGATGCACAGACGGGGAAGCTAAATCCTGACGAGCTTACCCCTGATGTTTGGGAAAAATACCTATGTACTGCTGGACTACCGGATCCTGAACTGATGATCCGAACCAGTGGCGAACACCGTATAAGCAATTTCTTATTGTATCAACTGGCCTACGCAGAACTGTATTTCACGAATACGCGCTGGCCCGATTTCCGCAAAGAGAATCTGTACGAAGCCATTTTAAATTATCAAACCAGAGAACGTCGATTCGGCAAAACAAGCGAACAAATACAGCAGAATGAAGAAATTGTTTCCTAA
- a CDS encoding CvpA family protein, with product MAIDILFAVILAFAVYKGFTRGLIVAVFSLVAFILGLAAALKLSAVLAEYLAGHGMHGRWWPVLCFIGIFLAVVILVRIGAAALEKVVQWSMLGWINRLGGIILYVIVYTVIYSVLLWLANQLYWLSPEMKLQSVVYPYIEPIGPKVMEQMGRIIPVFRDVFAELQGFFEKAAKEIPSNR from the coding sequence TTGGCCATAGACATACTTTTTGCCGTTATCCTGGCATTTGCCGTCTACAAAGGTTTTACCCGTGGCCTGATCGTTGCGGTGTTTTCCCTTGTGGCCTTTATATTGGGCCTGGCTGCTGCGCTTAAATTATCCGCCGTGCTGGCGGAATACCTGGCAGGGCATGGTATGCATGGCCGCTGGTGGCCGGTTTTGTGTTTTATTGGTATCTTTCTGGCAGTAGTGATCCTGGTGCGTATTGGGGCCGCGGCCCTGGAAAAAGTGGTACAATGGTCTATGCTGGGCTGGATCAACCGTTTGGGAGGGATCATTTTATATGTGATCGTGTATACTGTAATATATAGTGTACTATTGTGGCTGGCCAATCAATTGTACTGGTTAAGCCCGGAAATGAAGTTGCAATCAGTCGTATATCCTTATATAGAGCCGATCGGACCAAAGGTGATGGAACAAATGGGCAGGATTATCCCGGTTTTCAGGGATGTATTTGCCGAATTGCAGGGATTCTTTGAAAAAGCCGCTAAAGAAATACCTTCAAATAGATAG
- a CDS encoding GatB/YqeY domain-containing protein gives MSLELDINGAIKTAMLAKAEAELRALRAIKAAILVAKTAEGANELTEEDEQKLLQKLSKQRKDSLEIFRQQNREDLAKKEEEELAVIARYLPQQMDEAALRTALTEIIAAVGASSPADMGKVMGAATKQLAGKAEGKMISALVKELLTK, from the coding sequence ATGTCATTAGAATTAGATATCAACGGCGCCATCAAAACCGCCATGCTGGCTAAGGCAGAAGCTGAATTGCGTGCCCTGCGTGCTATTAAGGCAGCTATTTTGGTAGCAAAAACAGCAGAAGGTGCCAACGAGCTCACTGAAGAAGATGAGCAGAAACTCCTGCAAAAACTCTCGAAACAACGTAAAGATTCCCTGGAAATATTCCGTCAGCAGAACCGTGAAGACCTGGCGAAGAAAGAAGAAGAAGAACTGGCTGTGATTGCCCGATACCTTCCGCAACAAATGGATGAAGCTGCGCTGCGTACTGCTTTGACTGAGATCATAGCAGCTGTGGGCGCCAGTTCACCGGCAGATATGGGTAAAGTGATGGGTGCTGCCACCAAACAACTGGCTGGCAAAGCTGAAGGCAAAATGATCTCTGCGCTTGTAAAAGAACTCCTGACCAAATAA
- the gldC gene encoding gliding motility protein GldC — protein sequence MTKESTIQIKVALDEQKVPEKIEWTASDSTADRMNKAKAMMVAFWDGADKTALRIDLWTKEMMVDEMADFFFQTMMTMADTYQRATPWADQANDLRAFAHEFYKKFEEKLKNQNQ from the coding sequence ATGACAAAAGAATCTACTATACAGATCAAGGTGGCATTGGATGAACAAAAGGTGCCGGAAAAAATAGAATGGACGGCCTCTGACAGTACAGCCGACCGTATGAATAAAGCGAAAGCCATGATGGTGGCTTTTTGGGATGGTGCAGATAAAACCGCTTTACGTATAGATCTCTGGACGAAAGAGATGATGGTGGATGAAATGGCGGACTTCTTTTTTCAGACCATGATGACGATGGCAGATACCTATCAACGTGCCACGCCATGGGCTGATCAGGCCAATGATCTCCGCGCTTTTGCGCATGAATTCTACAAGAAATTCGAGGAAAAGCTGAAAAATCAGAACCAGTAA